Proteins encoded together in one Anaerolineae bacterium window:
- a CDS encoding CoB--CoM heterodisulfide reductase iron-sulfur subunit A family protein: protein MTEERVGVYVCHCGHNIAGTVDVEAVAQWAQTLPYVAVARDYRFMCSSLGQELIEKDIKELGLTRVVVAACSPHMHEPTFRGVSARAGLNPYLMEMANIREHASWVHRDDMAAATDKAKALVAGAVRRALELKPLEPFKAAIKETTLVVGGGIAGITAALEIANSGYPVIMVEREPSIGGHMAQLDKTFPTLDCSACILTPKMFDVGTHPNITLLTYSEVEQVDGYIGNFTVRVRKKARKINTDVCTGCGDCWSRCPAKVVDEGFEAGLGYRTAVYRPFPQAVPKYPVIDVENCIYFQKGTCRACEKFCPTGAISFDQEDEILVLSVGNIVLATGYKTFDPRQIPQYGYGRLANVFTSMEFERMVNAAGPTGGKVVLRDGVTTPKSVGIIHCVGSRDHRFNRYCSATCCMAALKFAHLVKERTEAEVYQFYIDMRASFKDYEEFYVRILEEGAHMVRGRVAEVTDAARQPGEEGKLIIQVEDTLIGRQRRIPVDMVILMVAMEPQEDAVEIAHRFGIGCSNAGFFIERHPKLDPVATMTDGIFIAGACQGPKDIPESVGQGAATAARVLSLIGQKEVEIEPIRAQIDESRCSGCRVCNTMCPYSAIDYIEDLGVSRVNPALCKGCGTCVAACPSQVISGQHFTYEAIMAQIEGLLYDVHAGNGHVTVVEPQPVEVA from the coding sequence ATGACTGAAGAGCGTGTTGGCGTTTACGTCTGCCACTGCGGCCATAACATCGCCGGGACGGTGGACGTGGAAGCGGTCGCTCAATGGGCACAGACTTTGCCCTATGTGGCGGTCGCCCGCGATTACAGATTCATGTGCTCCAGCCTGGGCCAGGAGCTGATCGAGAAAGACATCAAGGAATTGGGCTTGACACGGGTGGTGGTGGCGGCCTGTTCCCCCCACATGCACGAGCCAACCTTCCGGGGGGTCTCGGCCCGCGCCGGCCTGAACCCCTACCTGATGGAGATGGCCAACATCCGCGAACATGCCAGTTGGGTTCACCGCGACGACATGGCAGCGGCCACCGACAAAGCTAAGGCGCTGGTGGCCGGGGCTGTGCGGCGTGCGTTGGAACTGAAACCGCTGGAACCGTTTAAGGCGGCCATCAAGGAGACGACGCTGGTGGTTGGCGGTGGCATCGCCGGGATCACTGCGGCGTTGGAGATCGCCAACTCGGGTTACCCGGTGATAATGGTCGAGCGAGAGCCGAGCATCGGCGGGCACATGGCCCAGCTGGACAAGACCTTCCCCACGCTGGACTGCTCCGCCTGCATCCTGACTCCTAAGATGTTCGACGTGGGCACTCATCCCAACATCACCCTGCTGACCTACAGCGAAGTGGAGCAGGTTGACGGCTACATTGGTAACTTCACCGTGCGTGTGCGTAAGAAGGCCCGCAAGATCAACACCGATGTATGCACCGGCTGCGGCGACTGCTGGTCGCGCTGTCCGGCCAAGGTGGTGGACGAGGGCTTTGAGGCCGGTCTGGGCTACCGGACGGCAGTGTACCGACCCTTTCCGCAGGCAGTGCCTAAATACCCGGTGATCGATGTTGAAAATTGCATCTACTTCCAAAAGGGCACCTGCCGCGCTTGCGAGAAGTTCTGCCCGACCGGCGCGATCAGCTTTGACCAGGAAGATGAAATCCTCGTTCTCAGCGTTGGCAACATCGTCCTGGCGACTGGCTATAAGACGTTCGATCCCCGCCAGATTCCGCAGTATGGATATGGACGGCTGGCCAATGTCTTCACCAGTATGGAGTTCGAGCGAATGGTCAACGCCGCTGGCCCCACCGGTGGCAAGGTGGTCCTGCGCGATGGCGTGACCACGCCCAAGAGCGTGGGCATCATCCATTGCGTTGGTAGCCGCGATCATCGCTTTAACCGCTACTGCTCGGCGACTTGCTGCATGGCTGCGCTCAAGTTTGCCCACCTGGTCAAGGAGCGCACCGAGGCTGAGGTGTACCAGTTCTATATCGATATGCGCGCCAGCTTCAAGGACTACGAGGAGTTTTATGTGCGTATCCTGGAGGAAGGCGCGCACATGGTGCGCGGGCGCGTGGCCGAGGTAACGGATGCGGCCCGTCAGCCGGGCGAAGAGGGCAAGCTGATCATTCAGGTGGAAGACACCCTGATCGGTCGGCAGCGGCGCATCCCGGTGGATATGGTGATTCTGATGGTGGCCATGGAGCCGCAGGAAGATGCGGTGGAAATCGCCCATCGGTTCGGGATCGGCTGTTCCAACGCTGGCTTCTTCATCGAGCGGCATCCCAAGCTTGACCCAGTGGCGACCATGACCGACGGCATCTTCATCGCCGGGGCCTGCCAGGGACCAAAGGACATCCCGGAAAGTGTTGGCCAGGGGGCAGCGACGGCGGCCCGCGTGTTGAGCCTGATCGGCCAGAAAGAAGTGGAGATCGAACCGATCCGTGCCCAGATCGACGAGTCGCGCTGCTCCGGCTGCCGGGTGTGCAATACCATGTGTCCTTACAGTGCGATCGACTACATCGAGGACCTGGGGGTCAGCCGCGTCAATCCGGCGCTGTGCAAAGGCTGCGGAACCTGTGTGGCAGCCTGCCCCAGCCAGGTGATCAGCGGCCAGCACTTCACGTATGAGGCGATCATGGCTCAAATCGAAGGGCTGCTCTACGACGTGCACGCCGGGAATGGCCATGTGACAGTCGTTGAGCCGCAGCCGGTTGAAGTGGCCTAG